One window of Nymphaea colorata isolate Beijing-Zhang1983 chromosome 11, ASM883128v2, whole genome shotgun sequence genomic DNA carries:
- the LOC116263887 gene encoding COP9 signalosome complex subunit 8 encodes MASSSLDLTPLKDAVSSRSYDKIADICDELRLQVASQGISYVDEWPYAIHLLGYMLVQDMNSARFLWKCIPNSTKEGQPELVAVWAIGQRLWTRDYAGVYEAFHGFDWSPDIQALVSTLTERYRNRIFQLLLNAYSTISVADTARFLGLSEDDATKYALKHGWSIDPTLQMLTVKKMPVVSEQKLDPGKLQSLTEYVFHLEH; translated from the exons ATGGCGTCTTCTTCTCTGGACCTGACGCCGCTGAAGGACGCTGTTTCCTCCAGGTCTTACGATAAGATCGCGGACATCTGCGACGAGCTACGCCTCcag GTCGCTTCCCAAGGTATCTCCTATGTGGATGAGTGGCCTTATGCTATTCATCTCCTGGGTTACATGCTGGTGCAGGATAT GAATAGTGCCAGATTTCTATGGAAATGTATCCCAAACTCAACTAAGGAAGGCCAGCCTGAGCTTGTCGCTGTCTGGGCAATCGGCCAGCGTCTTTGGACTCGTGATTATGCTGGCGTGTACGAAGCCTTTCATGGTTTTGATTGGAGCCCAGACATTCAGGCCCTTGTATCCACATTGACAG AGAGGTACAGGAACAGGATATTTCAGCTACTCTTGAATGCTTATTCGACCATAAGTGTTGCTGATACAGCTCGGTTTCTTGGGTTGAGTGAAGACGACGCCACAAAAT ATGCTCTGAAACATGGCTGGAGTATAGACCCAACTCTGCAGATGCTTACAGTGAAGAAAATGCCGGTGGTCAGTGAGCAGAAACTGGATCCTGGTAAACTGCAGAGTTTGACGGAGTATGTTTTCCACCTGGAGCACTGA